The DNA segment GCCGATGAAGTCACTACATTTAGAGAAAAGTTAATCGGTGAGCGTAAAACCCAAATCAAGGAAGCCACCCAAATCGCCGCAGGCATAGTGCAATACCAGCTATCGTTAAAAGAACAGGGCAATGTTAACCAAGCCCTACGTGATATTCGCTTTGGCAGTTCGGGCTACTTCTTTATTTATGATTCCCAAGGTAAAAACCTGTTCCATGCGGTCATGCCCAACCTCGAGGGGCAGAATAAAATCGATATGACCGACCCCCGCGGCACCAAGATCATTGTCGGCCTGCTCAATGCCGCCAAAAACGGTGACGGTAATTTCTCGTTCTATTTCCAGAAACCCAATACCAACGAGCAAATCGAAAAAATCGGCTACTCCATGATGATCCCAGGCACTGATTGGATGCTCGGCACCGGCGCCTATATCGACGATATCGATGCCGTAGTTGAGGATTACCGCACCACAGTGACCGAGCAGATGATCGATAAGTCCTACGCGATTTTATTGATTGCACTGTTATTAGCGGCCATTACCGCCGCCGTGATCTTAGTGACTGCCCAGCGCATGGTCACACCGATTAAAAACATGGCAGATAACTTAAACGATATCGCCAAAGGCGAAGGCGATTTAACCAAACGCCTTGCGGTGAAGGGCGACGATGAAATCGCTCAACTTGGCCGCTCCTTCAACCTGTTTGTCGATAAACTGCAAACCATTATCGGCGATGTGGCCCATGCCACCGCTAAGGTTAAAACCGCAGCCAATGCGATTCATGACCAAACCAAGGTGATGTCGCGCCAGCTTATCAGCCATAACAATGAGACAGATCAAGTGGTTACCGCCATTACTGAGATGTCTGCCACCGCGAGTGAAGTGGCGCAAAACACTACCCAAGTGGCCGAAGCGACCCACGCCGCCACGGGCGATGTGGCCAATGCCCAGCGCTGCGTCGATGCCTCGTTAGAGGAGATTTCGGCGCTGATGGCGCAAATCAACAATGCCGCCAGCAATATTCAATCCTTGAGTGAACAGTCGCAAAAAATTAATAGCGTGCTCTCGGTGATCGGCGGCATTGCCGAGCAAACCAACCTGTTGGCATTAAACGCCGCGATTGAAGCCGCCCGCGCTGGCGAGCAGGGTCGTGGCTTTGCCGTGGTGGCCGATGAGGTACGCAACTTAGCCAGCCGTACTCAATCAAGCACATTAGAAATCAACGAGATGCTATCTGAACTGCACAAGCTGGTGAGCTTAGCGGTTAAAACCATGGAAGAGAGTCAGCAGAGTTGTATACGCTCGGTGGATTCGTCCCGCGCCATCTCCGAAAGCTTAGGCTCAGTGACCTCGGCGGTCACCGCCATCAATGATATGAGTACCCAAATTGCCACGGCGGCGACCGAGCAAAGCTCAGTGACCGAAGAAATCAACCGCAATGTGTTCGCCATCCAAGAGATTGTGAATGAGCTGCTGCACTCCAGCGAAGAGGCGGCGAACGTGAGCCAAACCGTGTCGCAGGAAGGACTTAACCTCGGCAAACTCGTCGGCCAATTTAAGATTTAACGCCTCAGGCGTGATATTGGCGGTCGGCGTACGTCGATTCTGTGATAGTCGATGCGGTATCAATAGCTATCTTAACCACCTAAGGCCTCAAGCAATTGAGGCCTTTTTCTTGGTGGCTGCCAGCGAATAACCCAACATACGCTCAGGCTCGGTATGAGAACTCAGCCTCAAAGTTCGGCATCCACGCTCGGCATCAAAGTTCGGCCTCGAAGCGGGCAAGGCGCGCCTCGCTCATCGTGCATTGGGTTTGTTGCATCAGTTCGCCCAAGGTAATGGCGGGGTTTTGGTTGATCAGGCGAACCAACTTTGCGCCGAGTGGTTCAAGCTTATCGGCATGTTGTAATAAGCCGCTGTCGATCTTTTTGATCAGAAAGGCAAATTCGGCAGTATCACTCTGCGCTTTTAACTCGACGCAGCAGCTTTGAATCGCGATAGCCTGCCCTGTGATGCTCCAATTACGGGAGCGGCGCACCCGCTTAAGCTCACAGCCCTTTTGCACAGCAATCGCCTGCGCCCGCTTAACCGCCTCGCGGCCGATGCGATGGATAAGGGATGGCAAGGGAATACTAATATCATCGTGCATGGCAAGTTAACTATCGGGCCTTGGGTCGAATATGGGTGAATAACGGAGCGCGGCGCTAAGTCGTAAGCGCAAAGCACTAAGCATTTTGCGAGATGCCTTAAGCCAACGCCGCCAGAGTTTACCCTGCGGCGGGTGCGAACAAAAGACGATACAGACCCATGCAACAACTCACGCATCAACTCACGCTAAGCGCCGCTCGCCCAAGATAGCGGCTCAGGCGTCACAGACTGACAACAACAGTCCTTGAGCAAGGCGGCGGGATTGCCTACAATAACGCACTTTTTGTTCACTACAGATAACGACCATGACTGACACAACTTCACAACCCGCATTACCGGATCGTCTTTCGGTTAACCCACGCAGCCGCCACCATGTAGCTGAAGTCTTCCAATACGATGTGGGTATCCGCGTGAACGGTAAAGAACGTTTCGATGTTGAAGAATACTGCATCAGCGAAGGCTGGGTTAAAGTACCAAGCAAATCTTTAGACCGTCGCGGTCAACCTCTACTGTTAACCATCAAAGGCACAGTAGAAGCATTTTACCGTTAAGCACCCGCAGCTTTATGGATAATAACAACGGCCAATTCGATTGGCCGTTTTTATTTGCCCAGCATAACCCCAAAACGACCACCAATTCATCTCCCCAAGCATTCACAAGTTGTTATTTAAAATAAGCTTTTGTGATAAAACGCATTGATTAAACCGCATAGCGCGGGTTAAAGTGTGACCACTAAGGGAAATGCAGACACTCGAACGCCACTATCGAGCACGCTATTTAAGGACAAAGCAGCCAATCTGTACCATGCCGCCCCACTCTTAACAGCCTCCTCTGCCACCAAGGTATCAAGCACATTCAACATGTGTGTGTTATGGAATTAACGATAAACCTTTCTATTTCAAGGATGTAAATGGCAAATTTCGGCAGCAATCTATTATCCGTTGTAATTATTCTATCCAGCCTATTTGTCGGAGCAGGAGTGTTGCATGTGTTTCTTCGATACCGCGATGCAACACTAACCCTGCCCGTTGACCGTGAGCAGCTAACCCGCATTCCCGCCTATGGCTTACAAAAGCAAATCCAAGATCTGCAATTAGATTTAATGGGTTACATGATGATGGGAGCCATGATCTTTTGCTTCCCCTTTGCACTTAACAGCATTCAAGCTCATATCGCAGCAGGTAAATTCCCTTGGATGTTAAGTATTTCAGCGTTAATGGGCTTAAGCTATTGCAGCTTTAAAACGTGGAAAAACTTTTCCAAACTCACCAAATTACGCCTAGGGCATACGGCAGAAATCGCCACCGCCAATGAGCTTATCGGCTTACAAGCCTTGGGTTATCAAGTGTTTCACGATGTCCAAGCCGACGGCTTTAATATCGACCACCTCGTAATCGGCAAAAATGGCGTATTCGCGATTGAAACCAAAGGCCGCCATAAGCGCAATAAAGACCTACGCCAAACCAATGGCAATGGCTCAAACTCTGGCTCTAGTTCTGGTAAGAAAGGCTATGAAGTATTTTACAAAGACGGGCGCTTAAACTTCCCCTCATGGACAGAAACCAAACCCATAGAACAAGCGCAGCGCCAAGCTCAATGGGTCAGCCAATGGTTAACCAAAGCCACAGGCTCCCCCGTCGCCGCCACCCCAGCCCTAGTATTCCCCGGCTGGTATGTCACCAGTCAATCGAAACCACCGTTCCCGATCCTCAACCACAAACAATTAGTCGGAACGATCCCGAAACTGAAAACCCAAGATCTTACCCAGCAACAAGTAGACTCCATCATCTACCAAGTCGCCCAAAGATGCCTGAGTAAGGTGGAATAAAATTAGATAAGAATTAATGAACAATTACAAATAATATATTAAGAAATAATTACGATGGAATATATATGAAAGGCAATATACTCGGAGATATTAGAGCAGAAAATGATATTAGCATGCTCGAAATGACATTCTGGCAAACCACTGATTACAAAGCATTACTAGAATCATATGATAGGCCAATTGTAGTAGGTAGAAGGGGGACTGGGAAAAGTGCCTTAGTACATATGCTATCTAAGCATTGGGAGAAAAAAGCAAAGACACGAGTGCTCGTCATTACTCCTGTTGAAGAGCAAATAATTGGGCTAAGAGATGTCCTTAAATTATTTGGAGACAATTACTTGCATATAAAAGCAGGTAGTAAACTAGCATGGCGATATGCTTTATACATGGAGGTTATTGTTGATTTAGCAAATCACTACAAGTTAAAAAACTTTATCGACACTAAGTCTATTGAAAAACACCTTACAAGTTGGGGCGCTAAACGCCAAAATATTACAAGCAAAATAAGAAAAAAATTATTAAACATTATTGAAAATGAAAAAGGGAATAGAACTCCAGAATCCAGAATAGCGGATCTTTCTGATGAGTTTGAACTTGAATTATTAGAAGAGGTAATTCTTGAAGCAATGAATGAAAGCGGCTATCAAGTCGTAATTTTTTCAGACAAGCTTGATGAAGGATATACTCCTGACAACATGGGAGTAGCCATAGTTGATGGATTTGTACAATCAATAATAGACATAAAGCACTCTTTAGAGGAAAAAGTGGTAGCTTTTGCATTCATCCGGGACAATATATATCGAGCAATATCAAAAAATGATCCTGATTTCACGAGAAATATTGAAGGTCAGACATTAAGATTACATTGGGACGAATACAATTTATTTAATTTAGTATGTAATAGATTAAGAGCGGCCTTCAACTCTACCATCGAAAATAACACTAGGGTTTGGAACGCACACACAGCAGATGCACTTAGAGCGAGAGAAGGATTTAGAATAGCACTAAAGCTAACATTGTATAGACCAAGAGATATATTAGTATTATTGAATGATGCTTTTTTGAGAGCTGGAACTCAGAATAGAGACACTATCATTTATGATGATATTGATTGCACGGCAAAGCAAATATCTAACAATAGATTAAACGATTTACTTAAAGAATATGAAACTGTATTCCCAGCATTAGATGTCTTTACATCATGCTTTAAAAATACTAAGCCTGAAATGTTTGTCTCTGAAGCTGAAACATTAATCGAAAATCAACTTGATAGTTTACAATCAATATCAAAATTAACAGCACAAGACATTATTTTAAGTGATGAACCAAAACAAGTAATACAAAGACTATATAGTATTGGATTTATTGGCGTTTACAATCAATCATCTTCATCATTTGTTTTTTGCCATGATGGAAAAGAACCTGATAGAGACTTTTTACCATCAACAAAAATATTACTCCACCCCTGCTATTGGCTAGCTCTCGGAATAACAAATCAAGAGATAAAGCTAGAGCAGGCAGAAGATATTCATGATGAATATGACATTGAAGTTAGTGCTGTTGATAGTGAATTCCGCTCAAAAAGGATCGGAGCTCTTATGGCAGAATTAAATAGCATTCCAGAGGGACATATTGGTGCATCAGATTTCGAGTCATGGACAAAAAGAGCACTAACATTACTATTTGCAACTGATTTAGAGAATTTGGAATTACACCCTAACAAGAATAATTTACAACAGCGAGACATTGTAGCAACAAACTTAGGCTCGACTCCATTATGGAAAAGAATTTTGGATGACTATAATAGCAGGCAAATAATTTTTGAAGTAAAAAACTATAAAGATTTAACCTCGTCAGATTATAGGCAAGCAAACACATATCTATCTAAAGAATATGGAAGGATGGCATTCATTGTTTGCAGAGACATAAATAACAACCTATCAAAACATAAAGAATTAAATTGGGTTAGAGAACTCTACAACGACCATAACAAATTGATTATAAAAATTTCATCTAAATTTCTAGAAAAACAACTATCAAAAATGAGAAGCCCACAAAAACATGACGAACTTAGTAAAGAAATAAGCAAACTTTTAGACCAATATATTAGGATGTGGCTACCTAATAAATGTAAAGCTTAAAATTTGCAGGAATAACTCTTCACTCAATGGTTACGCCAGAACTAGCATTGTTGCACCAGTGACCTTCTAAAACATGGATGTTTTAGCAGAGCTTACAGGGATGTATTTACAGCGAGTCACTGGTGTAACAGTGCGAGAGCCTGCGGCAGGCAATTAGCAGCACAGTGCTATCCGCAACTTAAAAGTTAATTAGCGCCTTATGCAATCCGCAATAAGATTTTAGGTAATAAAAAAGCGACCTTGGGGTCGCTTTTTAACATTCATAATTGCGTCGTAGCCGAAGCTAACTCTTAGCAAGGGCTTGCTGTCGCAAGCCCAAACCAGCAATTACTCGTAGTCTTCCATCGGCACACACGCACAGAACAAATTACGGTCGCCGTACACGTCATCAATACGGTTCACGGTTGGCCAGAACTTGTTAGTACGCACTGCGGCACTTGGGAACACGGCGACTTCACGGCTGTATGGGCGTGAATCGAACGCTGGATCCATAATATCGGCCATAGTGTGTGGCGCGTTGTGCAGCGGGTTGTTGTCCGCTGGCCACTCGCCCGCTTCAACCTTAGCGATTTCGGCGCGGATTGACACCATAGCGTCGATAAAGCGGTCCAGTTCAACCTTAGACTCAGATTCGGTTGGCTCAATCATCAGCGTGCCCGCAACTGGGAAGCTCATGGTTGGCGCGTGGAAACCGTAGTCGTTCAGACGCTTAGCGATATCCATTTCGGTCACGCCAGAGGCTTCTTTGATGGGGCGCAAGTCGATAATACATTCGTGTGCGACGCGATCGTTACGGCCACGGAACAGTACTGGGTAGTGTTCAGACAGCTTCTTCATCACGTAGTTAGCGTTTAACAGCGCGGTTTGAGTCGACTTTTTCAGGCCGTTTGAACCGAGCAGCTTAATGTACATCCAGCTGATTGGCAGAATGCCAGCACTGCCGTATGGCGCGGCAGAGACTGCACCGTTGTTATCGCTTTCGCGGCCTGGTTTCACTACAACGTGACCCGCTACGAACGGCGCTAAGTGCGCTTTCACGCCGATTGGGCCCATACCTGGACCACCGCCGCCGTGTGGAATCGCGAAGGTTTTGTGCAGGTTAAGGTGCGATACGTCGGCACCGATAAAGCCTGGTGAGGTTAAGCCAACTTGGGCGTTCATGTTGGCGCCGTCCAAGTAAACTTGACCACCGTGCTGGTGCACTATGTTGCAGATTTCGCGGATAGATTCTTCGTACACACCGTGGGTCGATGGGTAAGTGATCATGATACATGACAGGTTTTCTGCCACTTCAGCCGCTTTGGCCTTCAGATCTTCTAAATCCACGTTACCTTGCTTGTCACAGGCAGTCACAACCACTTGCATACCGGCTAATTGCGCCGATGCAGGGTTAGTACCGTGGGCAGATTGTGGGATTAAGCAGATGTTTCTGTGGGCTTCGCCGCGAGACTCGTGGTATTTACGAATCGCCAGCAGACCCGCGTACTCACCCTGTGCACCAGAGTTAGGTTGGATACACACGGCATCGTAACCTGTGACATTCACTAACCATGAAGACAATTCTTCAATCAGTTGAGTGTAACCCTTGGCTTGATCCAGTGGGCAGAATGGGTGCATGTTAGCAAATTCTGGCCAGCTGACTGGGATCATTTCAACCGCAGCGTTTAACTTCATGGTGCACGAACCCAATGAAATCATTGAGTAGTTCAGTGCTAAGTCTTTGCTTTCGAGACGCTTGATATAACGCATCATCTCAGTTTCGCTTTGATAGCGATTGAAAGTTGGGTGGCTCAGGATGGCATCTTGACGCACTAAAGAAGCAGGAATCGATTGGCTACCTTGCGCCACGATTTGCGCATCTAAAG comes from the Shewanella mangrovisoli genome and includes:
- a CDS encoding methyl-accepting chemotaxis protein codes for the protein MSNFSLRNKLLLLALFPLILTLIVLMTVSYHVEQSALADEVTTFREKLIGERKTQIKEATQIAAGIVQYQLSLKEQGNVNQALRDIRFGSSGYFFIYDSQGKNLFHAVMPNLEGQNKIDMTDPRGTKIIVGLLNAAKNGDGNFSFYFQKPNTNEQIEKIGYSMMIPGTDWMLGTGAYIDDIDAVVEDYRTTVTEQMIDKSYAILLIALLLAAITAAVILVTAQRMVTPIKNMADNLNDIAKGEGDLTKRLAVKGDDEIAQLGRSFNLFVDKLQTIIGDVAHATAKVKTAANAIHDQTKVMSRQLISHNNETDQVVTAITEMSATASEVAQNTTQVAEATHAATGDVANAQRCVDASLEEISALMAQINNAASNIQSLSEQSQKINSVLSVIGGIAEQTNLLALNAAIEAARAGEQGRGFAVVADEVRNLASRTQSSTLEINEMLSELHKLVSLAVKTMEESQQSCIRSVDSSRAISESLGSVTSAVTAINDMSTQIATAATEQSSVTEEINRNVFAIQEIVNELLHSSEEAANVSQTVSQEGLNLGKLVGQFKI
- a CDS encoding ribosome recycling factor family protein, translated to MHDDISIPLPSLIHRIGREAVKRAQAIAVQKGCELKRVRRSRNWSITGQAIAIQSCCVELKAQSDTAEFAFLIKKIDSGLLQHADKLEPLGAKLVRLINQNPAITLGELMQQTQCTMSEARLARFEAEL
- a CDS encoding DUF3297 family protein, with protein sequence MTDTTSQPALPDRLSVNPRSRHHVAEVFQYDVGIRVNGKERFDVEEYCISEGWVKVPSKSLDRRGQPLLLTIKGTVEAFYR
- a CDS encoding nuclease-related domain-containing protein, coding for MANFGSNLLSVVIILSSLFVGAGVLHVFLRYRDATLTLPVDREQLTRIPAYGLQKQIQDLQLDLMGYMMMGAMIFCFPFALNSIQAHIAAGKFPWMLSISALMGLSYCSFKTWKNFSKLTKLRLGHTAEIATANELIGLQALGYQVFHDVQADGFNIDHLVIGKNGVFAIETKGRHKRNKDLRQTNGNGSNSGSSSGKKGYEVFYKDGRLNFPSWTETKPIEQAQRQAQWVSQWLTKATGSPVAATPALVFPGWYVTSQSKPPFPILNHKQLVGTIPKLKTQDLTQQQVDSIIYQVAQRCLSKVE
- a CDS encoding P-loop ATPase, Sll1717 family; this translates as MKGNILGDIRAENDISMLEMTFWQTTDYKALLESYDRPIVVGRRGTGKSALVHMLSKHWEKKAKTRVLVITPVEEQIIGLRDVLKLFGDNYLHIKAGSKLAWRYALYMEVIVDLANHYKLKNFIDTKSIEKHLTSWGAKRQNITSKIRKKLLNIIENEKGNRTPESRIADLSDEFELELLEEVILEAMNESGYQVVIFSDKLDEGYTPDNMGVAIVDGFVQSIIDIKHSLEEKVVAFAFIRDNIYRAISKNDPDFTRNIEGQTLRLHWDEYNLFNLVCNRLRAAFNSTIENNTRVWNAHTADALRAREGFRIALKLTLYRPRDILVLLNDAFLRAGTQNRDTIIYDDIDCTAKQISNNRLNDLLKEYETVFPALDVFTSCFKNTKPEMFVSEAETLIENQLDSLQSISKLTAQDIILSDEPKQVIQRLYSIGFIGVYNQSSSSFVFCHDGKEPDRDFLPSTKILLHPCYWLALGITNQEIKLEQAEDIHDEYDIEVSAVDSEFRSKRIGALMAELNSIPEGHIGASDFESWTKRALTLLFATDLENLELHPNKNNLQQRDIVATNLGSTPLWKRILDDYNSRQIIFEVKNYKDLTSSDYRQANTYLSKEYGRMAFIVCRDINNNLSKHKELNWVRELYNDHNKLIIKISSKFLEKQLSKMRSPQKHDELSKEISKLLDQYIRMWLPNKCKA
- the gcvP gene encoding aminomethyl-transferring glycine dehydrogenase, with translation MTKQTLTQLEQHDLFLRRHIGPDSSQQQEMLNYVGAESLDDLTAQIVPESIRLSQELSIGDSCGEAEGIAYIRGLAKQNQVFKSYIGMGYYGTQVPNVILRNVFENPGWYTAYTPYQPEIAQGRLEAILNFQQVSMDLTGLDLASASLLDEATAAAEAMALAKRVSKAKKANIFFVADDVFPQTLDVVKTRAECFGFEVVVGPAHEAVNHELFGALFQYSNRFGQITDFTDLFAELRAKNVIVTVAADIMALVLLKSPGAMGADVVFGSAQRFGVPMGFGGPHAAFFVARDEHKRSMPGRIIGVSKDTRGNRALRMAMQTREQHIRREKANSNICTAQILLANMASFYAVFHGPQGLKTIASRINRFTDILAAGLQAKGVSLVNNTWFDTISIKGLDVAAVNARALAAEMNLRFDADGIVGVSLDETTIRTDIEALFDVILGAGHGLDVAALDAQIVAQGSQSIPASLVRQDAILSHPTFNRYQSETEMMRYIKRLESKDLALNYSMISLGSCTMKLNAAVEMIPVSWPEFANMHPFCPLDQAKGYTQLIEELSSWLVNVTGYDAVCIQPNSGAQGEYAGLLAIRKYHESRGEAHRNICLIPQSAHGTNPASAQLAGMQVVVTACDKQGNVDLEDLKAKAAEVAENLSCIMITYPSTHGVYEESIREICNIVHQHGGQVYLDGANMNAQVGLTSPGFIGADVSHLNLHKTFAIPHGGGGPGMGPIGVKAHLAPFVAGHVVVKPGRESDNNGAVSAAPYGSAGILPISWMYIKLLGSNGLKKSTQTALLNANYVMKKLSEHYPVLFRGRNDRVAHECIIDLRPIKEASGVTEMDIAKRLNDYGFHAPTMSFPVAGTLMIEPTESESKVELDRFIDAMVSIRAEIAKVEAGEWPADNNPLHNAPHTMADIMDPAFDSRPYSREVAVFPSAAVRTNKFWPTVNRIDDVYGDRNLFCACVPMEDYE